One Euphorbia lathyris chromosome 1, ddEupLath1.1, whole genome shotgun sequence DNA segment encodes these proteins:
- the LOC136208175 gene encoding uncharacterized protein isoform X1: MDASNARVHSFGQTEINWDKLDKTKFYVVGAGLFTGITVALYPVSVVKTRLQVATKDTAERSAFSVARGILKTDGVPGLYRGFGTVITGAIPARIIFLTALETTKIAAFKIVEPFKLSEPSQAAIANGFAGMTASLCSQGVFVPIDVVSQKLMVQGYSGHAKYNGGLDVARTILKSDGIRGFYRGFGLSVLTYSPSSAVWWASYGSSQRVIWRFLGNGSDIEGAPPSSSKIVLVQAIGGIIAGASASCITTPLDTIKTRLQVMGQGKKSTARQVVKNLIKDDGWTGFYKGIGPRFFSMSAWGTSMILAYEYLKRTCAKDV; this comes from the exons ATGGACGCATCTAATGCCCGAGTTCATTCGTTTGGTCAGACTGAGATTAATTGGGACAA GCTTGATAAGACTAAGTTTTATGTTGTAGGAGCTGGCCTCTTTACAGGGATTACAGTGGCATTGTATCCAGTATCTGTTGTAAAAACCAGGCTTCAGGTTGCCACAAAAGATACTGCTGAGAGAAGTGCATTTTCTGTTGCTAGAGGAATACTAAAAACTGATGGTGTACCTGGTCTCTACAGAGGATTTGGTACAGTTATCACTGGTGCAATTCCTGCCAGGATTATCTTTCTTActgctttggagacaacaaaaataGCAGCTTTCAAGATAGTTGAACCATTTAAGCTATCTGAACCTTCACAAGCAGCTATAGCAAATGGTTTTGCTGGCATGACAGCATCACTTTGTTCTCAGGGTGTCTTTGTTCCAATTGATGTG GTGAGCCAAAAGTTGATGGTGCAAGGATATTCTGGTCATGCAAAGTATAATGGTGGTCTGGATGTTGCTCGTACAATCCTAAAGTCTGATGGTATTCGAGGATTTTACAGGGGCTTTGGCCTATCTGTACTAACATATTCCCCATCTAGTGCCGTATGGTGGGCGAGTTATGGGTCAAGCCAACGTGTCATTTGGAG ATTCTTAGGCAATGGTAGTGACATTGAGGGCGCTCCTCCTAGCTCATCGAAGATAGTTTTAGTTCAGGCGATTGGAGGAATTATTGCCGGAGCATCAGCTTCTTGCATTACGACTCCATTGGATACAATCAAAACACGCTTACAG GTGATGGGACAAGGAAAGAAAAGCACTGCAAGACAAGTTGTTAAAAACTTGATTAAGGATGATGGTTGGACAGGTTTCTACAAGGGGATCGGTCCAAGATTTTTCAGTATGTCTGCATGGGGAACCTCAATGATATTAGCCTACGAGtatttga AGCGAACGTGTGCAAAAGATGTCTAG
- the LOC136208175 gene encoding uncharacterized protein isoform X2, producing the protein MWLDKTKFYVVGAGLFTGITVALYPVSVVKTRLQVATKDTAERSAFSVARGILKTDGVPGLYRGFGTVITGAIPARIIFLTALETTKIAAFKIVEPFKLSEPSQAAIANGFAGMTASLCSQGVFVPIDVVSQKLMVQGYSGHAKYNGGLDVARTILKSDGIRGFYRGFGLSVLTYSPSSAVWWASYGSSQRVIWRFLGNGSDIEGAPPSSSKIVLVQAIGGIIAGASASCITTPLDTIKTRLQVMGQGKKSTARQVVKNLIKDDGWTGFYKGIGPRFFSMSAWGTSMILAYEYLKRTCAKDV; encoded by the exons ATGTG GCTTGATAAGACTAAGTTTTATGTTGTAGGAGCTGGCCTCTTTACAGGGATTACAGTGGCATTGTATCCAGTATCTGTTGTAAAAACCAGGCTTCAGGTTGCCACAAAAGATACTGCTGAGAGAAGTGCATTTTCTGTTGCTAGAGGAATACTAAAAACTGATGGTGTACCTGGTCTCTACAGAGGATTTGGTACAGTTATCACTGGTGCAATTCCTGCCAGGATTATCTTTCTTActgctttggagacaacaaaaataGCAGCTTTCAAGATAGTTGAACCATTTAAGCTATCTGAACCTTCACAAGCAGCTATAGCAAATGGTTTTGCTGGCATGACAGCATCACTTTGTTCTCAGGGTGTCTTTGTTCCAATTGATGTG GTGAGCCAAAAGTTGATGGTGCAAGGATATTCTGGTCATGCAAAGTATAATGGTGGTCTGGATGTTGCTCGTACAATCCTAAAGTCTGATGGTATTCGAGGATTTTACAGGGGCTTTGGCCTATCTGTACTAACATATTCCCCATCTAGTGCCGTATGGTGGGCGAGTTATGGGTCAAGCCAACGTGTCATTTGGAG ATTCTTAGGCAATGGTAGTGACATTGAGGGCGCTCCTCCTAGCTCATCGAAGATAGTTTTAGTTCAGGCGATTGGAGGAATTATTGCCGGAGCATCAGCTTCTTGCATTACGACTCCATTGGATACAATCAAAACACGCTTACAG GTGATGGGACAAGGAAAGAAAAGCACTGCAAGACAAGTTGTTAAAAACTTGATTAAGGATGATGGTTGGACAGGTTTCTACAAGGGGATCGGTCCAAGATTTTTCAGTATGTCTGCATGGGGAACCTCAATGATATTAGCCTACGAGtatttga AGCGAACGTGTGCAAAAGATGTCTAG
- the LOC136208175 gene encoding uncharacterized protein isoform X3: MLDKTKFYVVGAGLFTGITVALYPVSVVKTRLQVATKDTAERSAFSVARGILKTDGVPGLYRGFGTVITGAIPARIIFLTALETTKIAAFKIVEPFKLSEPSQAAIANGFAGMTASLCSQGVFVPIDVVSQKLMVQGYSGHAKYNGGLDVARTILKSDGIRGFYRGFGLSVLTYSPSSAVWWASYGSSQRVIWRFLGNGSDIEGAPPSSSKIVLVQAIGGIIAGASASCITTPLDTIKTRLQVMGQGKKSTARQVVKNLIKDDGWTGFYKGIGPRFFSMSAWGTSMILAYEYLKRTCAKDV; encoded by the exons AT GCTTGATAAGACTAAGTTTTATGTTGTAGGAGCTGGCCTCTTTACAGGGATTACAGTGGCATTGTATCCAGTATCTGTTGTAAAAACCAGGCTTCAGGTTGCCACAAAAGATACTGCTGAGAGAAGTGCATTTTCTGTTGCTAGAGGAATACTAAAAACTGATGGTGTACCTGGTCTCTACAGAGGATTTGGTACAGTTATCACTGGTGCAATTCCTGCCAGGATTATCTTTCTTActgctttggagacaacaaaaataGCAGCTTTCAAGATAGTTGAACCATTTAAGCTATCTGAACCTTCACAAGCAGCTATAGCAAATGGTTTTGCTGGCATGACAGCATCACTTTGTTCTCAGGGTGTCTTTGTTCCAATTGATGTG GTGAGCCAAAAGTTGATGGTGCAAGGATATTCTGGTCATGCAAAGTATAATGGTGGTCTGGATGTTGCTCGTACAATCCTAAAGTCTGATGGTATTCGAGGATTTTACAGGGGCTTTGGCCTATCTGTACTAACATATTCCCCATCTAGTGCCGTATGGTGGGCGAGTTATGGGTCAAGCCAACGTGTCATTTGGAG ATTCTTAGGCAATGGTAGTGACATTGAGGGCGCTCCTCCTAGCTCATCGAAGATAGTTTTAGTTCAGGCGATTGGAGGAATTATTGCCGGAGCATCAGCTTCTTGCATTACGACTCCATTGGATACAATCAAAACACGCTTACAG GTGATGGGACAAGGAAAGAAAAGCACTGCAAGACAAGTTGTTAAAAACTTGATTAAGGATGATGGTTGGACAGGTTTCTACAAGGGGATCGGTCCAAGATTTTTCAGTATGTCTGCATGGGGAACCTCAATGATATTAGCCTACGAGtatttga AGCGAACGTGTGCAAAAGATGTCTAG